In Euphorbia lathyris chromosome 2, ddEupLath1.1, whole genome shotgun sequence, the sequence TTTTTTCTCTTCTTGAGGAGTCTGGTTACTCTTCCCCAACCCAAACCGCCATCACTGAGGATCTCTGACTTACTGTACCAGAGGTATACAATATTTGTTTGATGCTGATTCTATTAGCTTGTTTTGATTGTGTTTGATTTCTAATGCTTTTGAATTCTGGATCAGTATTCGTTATTTGGTTCATTATCGAATGTGAGTGCTATGGTTGGGGCTATTGCAAGAGGCCATATTGCTGAATACATTGGACGAAAAGGGGTAGGAACAATGAGTgctaataatttatttttttgtcctTTGCTTTAAGTTCTGGATTACTGAGTTTTGCTTTCTGCATTCGTAGTCTCTAATGATTGCGGCTATTCCTAATATTATTGGATGGCTTGCTATATCTTTTGCCAGAGTGAGTTGAAATGATAAAGCATTTATGTTCTGAATGATTCTAGGTTTATATAAATTTCTTACATTACGATGTTAATTATATCTAAGGGCTAGTCTTTTTGTAGGATACTTCTTTTCTCTACATGGGAAGGTTGTTGGAAGGTTTTGGTGTTGGAATCATATCATACACGGCAATTTTTGAGGATTTCTTGATTGTTTAATTGGGAAATTTGTGCCATGTTATACTTACTGGACCTGTCTTCTTTGTAATCTGCAGGTGCCTGTTTATATAGTAGAAATAGCACCTCAAAACCTGAGAGGAGCTTTGGGCTCTGTTAATCAGGTTGGTTTTGTTTCTaggcttattattattattattatcatagtGAACTAGCTGGCGTTGTCGCACTGGAACCTTGATTTTGAAGAGTTTCCACTTCAGAAATGTTTGGTGTCCGAAACTCTCCTAAATTTTTGGTTCTATAATTTGAGAAAATTGGAAACTCGGGTTTTAAAAATTGAGAACTCATCTCTTAAAATACAATGCAATTTTAGAAGGAGAATCACATTATCAAATCTCCAAATCGTCATGTTTGAATCACATTGGATTTGAATTAGATCCATATTTCTTTTTATAGCTTATTTCCTTCAAAAAgaacttttctttttctttcttattatGTAACTTTGATGATTCGCGAAGCCAACTGGGCCGAATCcaaaacacgggcccaacccaCGATAACTTAAGCCCATGGTTCGAGTTGAATGAGCTCCTAATAAAGGAAAGCCCGAAATCCTAATAAATACACTAAAACCACCCATTCAGAGAAACGGTTATAAGGGACCACGTACCTAACTACGTGGGGGGCGTGGCACAGGAGGAGTAACCGCCGAAGGCGGTTACCTAAAGGtgcttataaaagaaataaggaAGCTAGGAGAGAGGTAGTTTTTTCACATCTTTTCCTATATACACGATTATCAATTTACTAAATTCcatataaaactgacttgatcgtcggagagttttcccggagatcttgtctccggttttgttttgcaggttatTACTACGAGAATCATCCAATCAAATTcggcaagttatcaattggtgcggtgatcgtggaccttttttaccaacatctggttaaaggtacaccaggaacatgtcagaaccatcacgaataaccggagttacaaccagatcaactagtatgaactcaagaggtccacggACCGTGAgttcgcagcctgcgagtacacagcctgtgatacccagctcgtcgaatccttcaggacagttgagtccattattggaggtccaagtgcaaactgagatggagatgtcgaatagtgagttcgtgcaaatggcaggacaggtcttggctacgaatatgagccaagcggctggagatcgaatgattagtttattaACTGCAATCGCTGATCACAATACCGCCATGGCGGCTGCCCCTCCAGAACCCGTTGTCACCTCGACACAACCATCAACTATTCCTGCCATATCTACGCTTCCGCAGTCGTCTCGAGAGACAATTCGAgtgggtcagagtagtcgcatgacaccacatagcaatccaggcaactactcgcaccaagatcctaatatgacgatccatccgacctggcaagcATCCCAACCGATGTCAGGAATGCAAGGAAATTTTCCGCTACAACAAACGGAGTCCATAACTGGAGCGAATATGTCTGGGCGGGAGCacacttggaattttgatccaATAACTGGACAACGGTTAGACCCACAACGAGAACAAGTGTCAACACAGTATGGCAGGTGGAtatcacccagaattcaccagcagcggatggaagaagttcggcgggaacccaatactaaattggaagatcaactgcgaaacatgatggagcgaatggggtacactcctagggcgagagcagtggtgtagagtgattcgccttttgccccatcgttgcgggaatttattcTAGATCACAGAATAAAGgcaccggcgatacctaaatactatggggatccaaattctgaccctgaggtgcatgtcaggaactatagagagttaatggatgttgcaggagcaagcgagagcataatttgtcgattgttctcgaccactttgggtggAGCAGCATCCGACTGGTTCCGATCTCTACCCACCGAATCCATTCACAACTGGGCTcagtacagtcgtgatttctatGCAAAGTTTGTAGGTTGTAAAGCAGCGGACGTGACGGACAGACAGCTAaaagagatcaaacagagaaattacACGTCGCTGAGGGAATTTGTCGTGGCATTTAATGATATcctggtgcggttgcagaatccagatatcgtgagcattcgcaacataatggcagatggaaccacagactggagcatgcgggaggaaatcattcgCAATAAGCCACGTACGGTGGCCGAACTaatgaaaatagcaaaggaattcatggaggtggatgatgttaacagggagcatagagctcaaaccaGGCGAGAGAGAGAtgcggctagatccacttcagacaatcggcgccatcaaaatcaaacccaatccaagggtaattttgtccgaAAAAGTGATCGCTCCTTTCAAGGAgggggatatcaaacaccattgaacacgactcgccatgaggtgttactttggattgaaaagaaCCCCTTAAAGAAAGATGTGCAGTTTCCCAAggcgaaaggtcgaaccagtttggggcggtATCCTAATAAAtactgcaggttccacagattgaatggTCATGATATGAATGATTGCTACGAATTGAAAAGGGAAATCGAAAagctgatcgagagaggcaagctaAGTCAATTTGTTAGAAAAGAAGCGACTAATGACAAAACAATAGTCCCACATGAAACAGAAGCAagaccagaaaagaagcagaaaaagggaGTGATTAACGTAATAGCTGGCGGAATCTATGAGCCCTCAACAAAAAGatctcgccgtgaacagcgaaaaagcaacacaaataggggggatgccctcaattatccatttgcgcgaatcatggagccgcatgcggatgcgttggtgatcacggtggccattgaaggatgggacatcAAGCGGGTCCTTGTagatacaggcagttcttgcaacgttgttactcgaactgcattcaacCAGTTGGGGATTCATGATGAGCGAGTAGAACATACTTTCATGGATGTAattggttttggaggtcaatcatctcaaaccagTGGACAGGTTGTGCTAgagacagaaatgggcgataagaaccTAAAGTGGAGAGGGGATCTGGAATTTGCAATTGTGGATCTTCCGTTGGCCTATaatataattctggggcgtccgtttctatcagaaacggagtcgctcatttcgatgaagcatttgacattgcacCTGCCAACGCATCAAGGGCGAGTGGTTGTTGAGGGTGATCAGCTTACatctcaacaagcttatacaATATCGCTTGAAAAAAAGCCCGATGAAGAAGATAAAGTTGACGAGAAGTTGCCAGCCGAGGCGTTGGGAGAAACAGAGTTATTCGCCATTTCAGATGACAAGAAAGTAAGGATAGCAGCAGAACtatcagaagaaatgaagaaggccattaccgacgtgttgatccaatgcgagtcggcattcgccgcacTAGATGAAGTGTTGAAGGGGATAAGCCCAGAAATAGCAACACATCGACTGAATGTGGATAAAAGTGCAACCTCGGTGCGGCAGAAAAAGAGGGGGCATGCGCCAGAACgacagaaggcgattgaaaaagcagtagcagatttgctaaaatcagatgcaatccCGAGAGGTCACCTATCCagaatggctagccaatgtagTATTGGttaaaaagccaaatggaacatACAGAATGTGTGTAGACTTCAAAGATTTGAATAAAGcctgtccgaaggatatgtacccgctacctaacattgatatattggtagatgggactgcgggatttgaagctttg encodes:
- the LOC136218219 gene encoding uncharacterized protein, whose translation is MDVAGASESIICRLFSTTLGGAASDWFRSLPTESIHNWAQYSRDFYAKFVGCKAADVTDRQLKEIKQRNYTSLREFVVAFNDILVRLQNPDIVSIRNIMADGTTDWSMREEIIRNKPRTVAELMKIAKEFMEVDDVNREHRAQTRRERDAARSTSDNRRHQNQTQSKGNFVRKSDRSFQGGGYQTPLNTTRHEVLLWIEKNPLKKDVQFPKAKGRTSLGRYPNKYCRFHRLNGHDMNDCYELKREIEKLIERGKLSQFVRKEATNDKTIVPHETEARPEKKQKKGVINVIAGGIYEPSTKRSRREQRKSNTNRGDALNYPFARIMEPHADALVITVAIEGWDIKRVLVDTGSSCNVVTRTAFNQLGIHDERVEHTFMDVIGFGGQSSQTSGQVVLETEMGDKNLKWRGDLEFAIVDLPLAYNIILGRPFLSETESLISMKHLTLHLPTHQGRVVVEGDQLTSQQAYTISLEKKPDEEDKVDEKLPAEALGETELFAISDDKKVRIAAELSEEMKKAITDVLIQCESAFAALDEVLKGISPEIATHRLNVDKSATSVRQKKRGHAPERQKAIEKAVADLLKSDAIPRGHLSRMASQCSIG